A region of the Vicia villosa cultivar HV-30 ecotype Madison, WI unplaced genomic scaffold, Vvil1.0 ctg.002551F_1_1, whole genome shotgun sequence genome:
CGATTAGGGTTTAGGTTGATGAATTTCAAGGATTCACACAAACAGAGTACGACAATTGGGATTATCGATTCTTCCATTTTTAAATTGTTAGGGTATCTGTCGCTGTGGCTAATGAATTTTTTTATCTATAACACAAATATTTAATATGTGTTCTGATTTTTTGGTTGTTAGCGACGACGGAGCAATGAGGGTGATAGATGGATTGGTTGCTGAAACAGGGTACAATGCAGATGAGGCAAAGAAAGCTGCAAAGAAAGTACGTTTCGATGAGAGGACTGCTACAGCAAACAGAAGAGGAAAAGAACATGGGAAGAAAGATCGGGTTGGTCAAATTGCTACGACATCCGGCACGCCAGTTCCTCGACCGTCAAACAATGTCAATGTTGTGATTCATGATGTAAAGGAGGAACCGATTGAAGCGATGGCTGAGGACCAACCTATTGAGAGTGTCGATGTGGAGCCAAGGCGGGTTTCAAAGAAAAAGAGTGTTAAGGAAACAGGTGTAGGAATTAAAGAAAAGCGAAAAGAGTTTGGAGGAGCAGGTTCTTCACGTGGACCAGTTAAGAATCCTGTCTTGAGAAAAGGAAAGCAGccaaagaaagggaaaggaaagcaGTCGGCTGAAATTACATGGGAGATGTCGAATGGGGCAAAGAAATTCACCTGGAAGAATCGCATTACAAACGGAAAAAAGAGTTCAAAAAATGTTATGGTAAGATCATAATTTTGTATGTGATTCGTATTCTTTTCATAGAAAAACCTTATGAAATGGTATACTGAAATACTTGTGTATTTATGCAGCATTTTCCAAGGGAAATAGCTAAGAAATGTCTTCGGGTATATCAGGATGAAATTAAAGTTGTAGACGTGGAGACTCGAGAGGTGTTCAATTGCAGCCTTCATAAGGCGTCAAGGAAGGGAGTCCCAAACACGTATGAAAGGTACATGGCTCAGGGCTGGTACGAATTAGCCAAGAGTATCAAACTTTGTAATGGCGATACTTTAATTTGGAGCATGCTGCGCTTTTCGCCTTATGTGTATTTGACCGTGGAAAAGCGTAGAAGAAACTAAATTGGctgttttttccttttttgtttgcGGTGATGCTTTAAATTATGGGTTGAAAACAATGATACTTTGGAAACATTGCCggttaatattataatatatgtttGCAAACACATTTTGAAACAATATTGTTTCCTTTAAATTATTCTCTGGATATACATGTTGGTCTGAATTATGATATTACATGaacttgatttgaatcaagtaCAGTTTTAGGGATGTACGTGGGGACAACAATGAAATTGAAAATGCAAATGACAGCTCCTTTGAAGAATTTACTCAGAGAATTTAGTTGGCGTTGAAGAAAGAATGATGACACCAACCAAGAAAGACCATAACTAAGAATCAAGGAAGCATATCATTTATTCTCTTAATTATAGATTGTAATCTCTTAATTATAACTTTGCACGAAGTTTGACGAATATCGGTATTTTAGTGTCTATgaaatatattatgaattattattattttgctttcaaaataaaaatccaaatagttgattaattaaataatttgatattataatcaattttttataataaacattaatatttatgaattaaaaaaatttattataaaattgtaatagggctattttttaaatatttaataatgaatACTGGTTATTATAATTTTGTGTATTGTGTGTATTTATGGttgaactattattattattattattattattattattgttattattattattattattattattattattattattattattattattattattattattatattatttaacagatacataaaaaaaatcaatagatTAATTCACGTGTGTATTAGTTATTGTTGGAATAATAAATTTAAGAAATCCTAACAGTTTGGAAAGAGTTTTTACAAAGAGGTAGTACCATTCGGATCCCTTGGGAAAAGCaaggtttctattttttttccttttttctttagtACGAAACGAACCTTTCGCCATCTTAGTCGAAAATGTCAAGCCTCAACCGGAAAGTTGAAGATGACAGGTAAACACCGACGTTTTTGTTCATGTTCAGTTTTGTAGGTTCATATTTTGTGTATGGGCATTATATTTCGTCTTGCATGTTATTATGTGGGTACCGATTTCTGGGTTTTATTGTCTGGGTTAGATGCATGcttgtttttgttgtttgtaGGATAATGTTATTAATCGACAGTCATCTAAGTGTTCTGAATACGTGTAGGTGCCGATCGAAGAATCCTGTCTTCCCGTTTGATGCAAAGATCAAAGAACTTTACTTTGAGTATCTTGAAGCTGCGGAGGAATATGAGGAAAGTACCGGCAAGAAGCTTAAATTGACatcatttgaagatttttgtcatGATGTTGATCCTTTGTGTTTGGAGAGTTTGAAGGATGGTTGGGATGATGAAGTGATTGTGAAGCAAGAAGTATCTGTTACTGTCCCTGAAATAGTTAGGGTTGATACATCTGTCATTCCTGATCAGTGTGAAGACTTGGTATCAGAATGTGTAAAAGGGTAAACATTTAATTTATTGTGTTTGAGTATAAAAGACATTGTTGTGTGACAGATGTTTTACAGAAATGGTATTTTAATATTGTTAGTTTTGTATTTTGGGATGTTTTTCTGATATATATATTGTTCTTGTGTTTGCAGTTGTTCAAAGTCTTTAGTTGGGGAGTCAAGTATTGCTGGTGTCGGGGTAGATGGTATTGATGGAACTGCAAACAAATTGGAAAATGCGTAAGTATGATTTTTAAGTTCATGTAGTAATATGTTTTCTAAACACAGTATGTAATGTTGAATAATACTTTGCAGTGATTATAGCTCAGATGAGTCTTATGATGGGCTGTTTGAAAGGCTGACTCAGGTTCAGATGAGTCTTTAGTTTACTGAATTAGTTTTAGAGTCGATTGTGTGTGTTATAGTTTTTGCATGTTATTTTTTATAGtttgtaatattttgatcaaATCATGTATTGGTGATTAAAATTGGTTTATGTTATCATCAACTTATCGAAGATGGAGGTTGCACCAACATGTTAtatgtttgtgatttgtttttttttttaaaagtttttgttttatgttcatTGAATCATTATTTGAGGCGAATGTGTGTGTAGTTTGTTTTTGTATGTTGCTTTTATAGTTTGTAGAATTTTGATAAAATGTGGTATTTTCCAGTAAAAGGGTTTTCTTTTGGCAGGAACACTTCTAAGATGGAGGTTGAATCAACATGGGATAGGTTGAATAGGGAGATGTTGGTCAACAGCTTGTCAGAAAACCGGAAGGTTAAGGATCTATGGCAGAAAAGTCGTGCAGGGAAGAATGCTGTGCGGGAGGTCGTTGTCACCGGGGAAAGTAGTGGATGTCGGTCTGAAATGATGATCGGTGATGAAACTAAGAGTGATCGGAAAGGTAAAGCAGTGTTGAAGGAAGGTTATGTGAAGGGTGTGGTTCAAGTAGGGCGTAGAAGAAGTGATCGAATATATAGTAAAACGAAGGGCAAAGGTGCAGCGGGAGAAACAACGATTGATGGGGGAGTTGGTGTCAGTTTGGGTGCAAGAGCTGGATTTGAAATGAGGTCGTCAGAACGTgtgaataaaaagagaaagagttGCAGGATTGTAGAACCCGTTCAAACGAAGGATGTTGATGGACACAAGTACTTTTCGTGGTGTAAGGTTATAGAATGTGCTAAGGTAGCTGGGAGAAATGTTCTTGTAAGTATATTAAGTTATTTagcttaattataaaaatatacgcATTGAATGTtggatatttttgttgtttttattttgacaGTTGTAATTATAGTTTGTGGCGTTTTATGTTTATGTGCAGCAATTCCCGCAAAAAGTTATCCGCGGTTGCTTGGACAAGCATTATACGCGTGTTTTGTTCAGGGATTCAGATTTGAAAAAGGTCTTCAAATGTGAACTCCATTATGCTAAGAGAAAGAATTTTGTTGAGAGGTTCATTTACGATGGGTGGTCTGATTTTGTGAAGGAATGCCGCATTCAGGATGGTGATCGTCTTAGATTTGTAATGTGTGACAAACCAAGCCCGGCTATTACATCTGGAACACAATTGGTTGCTGTGTCAGTCGTCAACAGATCAAGAGCTTGATGATTGTGTTTTTATTTAAGTCAAAGACATGAATGTATATCAAAATATCAGTTGTATTTGTGTGTGTGAACATGTTGAAAACAGTTTCTCTTGACAAtgagtgtttttgtttttatgttattttgtgtaatataaatgtttttatgttatatgatgcttttgttttaaattatggtATTAAGTATGTCAGTGTTGTTATTTTGAGGTTTGATTCACAATAGTCATTGTAGTTGGGTGTTATGTTTTGAATGGTCAGTTATAAGTAAACATTTAAGGATTGGTTTAAAAGTATAAAAGaaatcaacataatatttttcaaataaagtgtTTGTGGCTGAAATTATTTTCATTAATATCAGACTACATTTATATTGGTGAAGATTTCCTTGTCAACTACATTTGTAGTTATTGATTTGAACTTTGCATGTTCATCATGAACTTTTTTTTATTGTAAAGGCTaaagaaatatattaataataacacaGCATAAGACATGCCATGATCCTGTTACAAGTTTACATACTGGTACATATAAAAGGCAACAAAGGCTCAACACTCAACTTCTATCTCCACCCAACCAAGAGTAATTTTACCACCAGAATAAAAATCACATAGTTTAAATCACACCACCCAACTTTGTTATTATCAACCTTGTTCCATTACATAAGCCTTCATACTGGTTGATGTTTCTCATGACCATAATTGGTGTCCCAACCTTTAGTTTTATATGATGGTTAGGTAATCCTGATGTTTGCAGTGAACTGAGAAATTCTGGGGTGAGGATGTCAACCAATGTTACATCGTGGAATTCCGACTTATCAATAGAATTTGCACTGAAATAATCACGCACGTCTCCTGTATTGGGAATTTAAATAGGTAGttcaaatgaatataaaaattGAATCATGTATACCTGCCATTAAATCAAGAATATGATTTAGATATTTTGTCAACAACCTCCAATGTAGAAGCAAGAATTGCTCGTAAATTCCGGATATGTAGAATTAACTATTGCTACGATTGGGTCCTCAAATTCTGTAATCAACAGGTCTGGTGGAATATCAATAACTGTATCACCATTGTTTGATTCGGATACTTTGCCTTCTCCAATGTTTTTTATCATTTTCTGTTTTATCATTTTCTAATGTCATGGCATACAGAGGATTTCAATTAGATGATTaggattatgaaaataaatgtatTACTGAAACTTTAATTAAATGAGCTTACCACAGAAGGTTTCCTATTTAAGAGTCTTAGCATTGTAGGAGCAGGAGTACTTTTAGGGTCAGCCACTGTTATGTCATAAATGGCAGGAACGAATGAGCGCATATGTCTTACAGTCGAAACAAACCCCTGAAAGCAAGAAAAGAGTTAATATTTCAGAGCAAGTTTTAGGCAATTATATTTTTGGTTATCAATATATGTTTTGAATGGTTAACTCATGCTGTAATAATGTTTATATTATGGATAATATATTCTTCTTTACATTCAGATTGACAAATATGTCTTGTACGATTCCATTACAGGAAGTTGAAAATTACTTTGCCGCCTAATTAAAGCCATAAGGCAATAATTCGAGGCTTAACTATTTAACAGAAGCAAAGATCAATAAAGCCAACAAAGGGCATAATGCTTAACCACCATAGGTCAGAATCCACGTAATTCTTAACCATCTATGACAGAAGCAGCATGCTTAACCATCCAAGACACACACAACATGCTTAACCATCATAGACAGAAGCTCACCACAAAACCAATAAGGCTAATAAAACCTGCATCAAACAGGGtaacaaataacaaaaaaatcaacAGCCCAATGGAGGAGCATATCCATTTAAATGTGTCCTCAAACCATAAGATAAACATATGTATCAGATATGTGAAATCTTATTTAACTACCTCAAAATTCAATTCAAATGCAAATTCAGAATTCATGCATATGATAAAATACAATCCCTAATCCACAACTACACAATTTCTGGATAATTCAATTCCATTTCAGAATTCATTAATTACATAAATACAAATCTAATCCACAATcacatagaattggaaaatatacATATTGGATCGATATGAACCTGTCAAAGGAGGCTACAACATGGAATCATTGTGCTTTGTACCATAGATGATCTGCTGAAAAAAGAACCAGATCTGAATTACACGCAAATTTACTCTGAAAGCTCAACATCAAACATGAACACGGTTAAAAAATGGGTGGGAGTGTCCCATCCTTCACCTTGAGCAGCTTCATCTTTCGTCCATATTTATCGATCTCATTGTCTTCACCAACCTTGAGAATATGATTTCGTTGGCGCCGAAGAGGTCGAAGTCATGTTCATCTGTTCGCAGGTTCGCAGAGAGAGTAAACAAAAATCGAAAGTGGAAGAAGATAGAAGAACATATGATTTGAAGAATTACGGAGTATGTCCAATTTGGGAGAAGGttgcagaagaagaacatatggaTGGAATTTAGGGATTTAGGGTTTTGAAGGAAAGTTGGGAGAAGGgtgaaggatgaagaagaagaacgataatatgagtttaaaaaaaattgtaatctaataaaagttaattttaatttgtaagaTATTATTAAATGAATGGGGACTTATATGCAATaatcaaaagttttttttaaaaatgggtcCCACAGTAAAGTTATTTTTACCATAGAGCTGATGTGGCTTAAATTAACTTAGAATTAATTAGGGTTGATTAGGGCTTTAATTCTATTGGTCAATTGCAGTGACTTCACCACTGAAGTCAAACGGGCGAATGCACCGTAGAATCTCCCTACAAATTATACCACCATTTCACACATACGACTTTTAGACTTTATTTTGTTAGgcgcattatatatatatatatatatatatatatatatatatatatatatatatatatatatatatatatatatatatatatgaggagggtaaTATTGACTCCAAAAGTAAGTGtacaacacttactccaaatcataaccattgattatcattaatccaacggttttaattaaaattttatatagaaaaatatttccaaaaataactaGATTAAATGAACAATATAATTAAAACCGTTaatttaatgaaaatcaatggttatgatttggagtaagtgttgaacacttactcttagagtcaatataaccctcctctatatatatatatatatatatatatatatatatatatatatatatatatatatatatatatatatatatatatatatatatatatatatatatatatatatatatatatatatatatatatgaggagggatcaaattacaccaatatgttacacttataattacactcattaataacctttgattttcttttaatccAATGGTTAGAAATGTTTAATTAGTGACtcatgattcttacttaaaatagtgttattctatttttggcaattaataattttgattttatcaaattatgatttattctttttctcataaaattaataaaatctctactaattttgtaacaattaagtcaaattcaattttgatattaataaatattaaaaatcataaatttttaaaaaatactaataataataataagtgaaTAGAATAgagttttatattattataaaaattatgatttgtttaaaattgttaagcattatttgataaaaataatgtTTGTTACTAAGAAAAAATTGGTATAAAAATTGTGATTTAtcttaaagaaaaaataatattatatttgctTAATGTAACTAATAaaactgttttatttttaaatacaatacaaaataattctcaaaatatgtataaaaaatacaaaaaaactaaataataaataatttgaacataataatttatttgtggatcaaataaaattttaatttaaaaagtagtgaaaattttttttcatattaagaatacaaatttttttaattaaaaaattatagtttTATTAAGAAAcgataaaaataacatattttaagaaatattagtAAAAATCCCTTGACTTTTattaataagttttaaaaatacGTAAATTTTTAAGATTTCTTagtaacaaatattttttttcatctaACAAAGTTTACTATCAATTTTAAACAACtcacaatttttataataatataaaactatattCTATTCACTTATTctaattaatatttcttaaaaatttatgatttttaacatatattaatatcaaacttatttttatataaattttttaactttaaacaaatttttctattttttacgtaaataaatttatattttttttgcctAAAATTCTATATATAactgatatattttaaaataagaaaaggttttttttaatcttgactttttttataaaatggaAGTGTGATTTAACTGTTACAAAAGTAggagagattttatttattttatgagaaaaagaataaattataatttgttaaaatcaaaattattaattaccaaaaatagaagaaaactattttaagtaagaatcatgagtcactaattaaatatttttagccattgaattaaattaaaatcaaaggtTATTAATGAGTCTAACTATAAGTGtaacatattggtgtaatttgatcccacCTACCGATACGGAGATAATTCTTGACTTATAATTGTTGAATTATTCCATCAATTTCATCCGTTTTTAACTGCTAGCTGGTTACAAATTATACCACCATTTCACACATACTACTTTTAGACTTTATTTTGTTAGACATTAtagaattatatatattaaattataaattaattgaattttttggcaaattttttatacaattaaaaaagATTAAGTATTAAATAGTAAAAGgaattatacaaaaaaatataatattaatattttattaacatAAACATTAACTAGTAGTGGTATTAATCTTAATCATGACAATTTAATGTGTGTTTTTTGTAATTCTCATGTTGAAGAGGCGGATCATTTGTTTTCTAAATGTTTTGTGATTAAATTGGTGTGGAAGGAAATTGCTACGTGGGTGGGCTTTTCGGGTTGGTCGGGGGATGATTGCATTCCGTTTTTTTATGGAATGGCATTCGTTGAGCCGTGGTAAAAAGATTAAAAGCggcaaattgggggtgttttggttagccACAACTTGGATAGTTTGGTTGACTAGGAATGCTTTTTGTTTTAGGAATGAAGTGTGGAACATAAATAATATGGTTTGGAGCATCAAGTTTTTGGTTTGGAGGTGGGCTTCTTTTGGCAATATTATTTATTCCAATTGTTGTTTTTACGACTTTTTCAAAGACCCGTGGTCTTCTTtgtcgtaattgtaattggttgTAATATTGTTTTTTGTCGGCTTTGGGTCGATTTTGTTTTCGGGTTGGAGAACCCCTAGCTTTCCCTTCAGTATATTCCTTGcttatagaaaaaaaaataactAGTAGTGGTACTAAAAATTACTTATTATTGTTGGGTGATGTGTTGAAAGTTTACTAATAAATTTTTAACTTTGCTTGTTACAAGACCGCCAGTCGTCGAAGGTAGCCTTTCACGGTTCGAAGATAAAGAACTTCCCACTCAGACTGATTCCTGAGTAGGTAAGACATATTGTTTATGATTTTGGAGTCCTGAAGTTCGTCAACTTCGTCAATTGCTTACTAAACATGCTTGACGTCTCACTTCAGACTACTTTTGTTGAGAAGTGGCATAAAGAGATATTTTTCTTTTATCTTCTATTTGGGGAGATGACTATTACTTTGGGCGATGTCTCTTCCCTGTTCCATCTCCCCATCGCCCGTAGATTCTTTATTGCTCATGTCATTAACCAGACAACAATATTGCTACAGGTTATAGAGGATTTACAAGTCAGTGAGACAACAGTTCTAGAATTTCGAATTTAACAGGGGAGTTCACCTTCGGATGTCTTCGCTTCGGGATAGAAACCATGACTTTGTGGAGGCACAAAGGTATGAGGCTTCCACTAGGTCGTACTCCCTTTGCAGATAAGTCTCATGTTTATATTGATGCTTGGTACTTGTGGATGTTCAATAGCCTTGAGACTAGCAGTTGTAATTGGAGATATGCTGGATTGACCATGTTGTATACGACATTAGGAGTTGCGACAGTCTCTAAGACCATACAACATAGTGGTTATTTGAGTTTATTCCAAGTATATTACAAGTTATTTCGTGTTTActtcttatttaattattatatggtGTTTAGTTCTTAATTACTAATTGTTATGTATGTCTTTTTAATCAGTGTTGGATATACGAGCATTTCTCCATCATCTATGATAGGAGGGTGCCACATACCCCTGCATGAGCCCCATGGGCTAGGAGATAGAAGaccaggaaaacagatgcaagtgGGGTTTTGAAATACAATAGAAGTCTTGGACACCATACATAGGTCACATGGCCCATAGTGAGTTTAACGAGTCTTTTTTATAAACAGATTTATGAGGTGAGAGACCTTATTGGTTAGACACTTGTTTTAGAGGTTTCTGACACAGTATGGGTATGTCCAAGACATCCTACACCCGCTTCCGGATGTTCCAACTGGTGGCATTCACAGGTGGTTTCAGAGTAACGTCATCAACTCTGCTAATGCAATGATGGTTCAACATGATGCATAGTATGAGGGTGGTTACCTTAGAGTGGTACCTCACTGTATCACACGCTCACATCATCCGACCTATTGGCGGGCCTTCCAATGTTGAGGTGCCTTCTGATGCTGGGGTTTCTGAGGCTGAGGTACAGGTTAACAACGTGTCGCCACCGCCACCTCCACCAGGCACAGATGACAAGGAGTGCATGTATTTAGATAATCCCAGATGGTGAGGTTTTTACTGGACTATTTCGGACATAACATATATCCTgcatttagatattttatttgataGTTGTATTATTTATTACATATAATTTTGATGATTACATATTTCGAATGTGAACATTACTTAAAATAGTACAATAGACTTGAACGTAAGCAAAACTTAAAAATAACGAAACATGAAACCTAGACACTACCAGATGATTATGGACATTTTAGCATCTTAATTATGTCATCGACAGATAATGAAATTTCCCATCAAACTCGACCGGCCCTTAGTTAGCTTACGGCAAAATAATCTCTACATGACCGTCAAATCTTCATCGGTCTTCAACTCAATAaggttgtatttcacccttccatttgtATCAATCTAATATTCACGAAACTCAGTCTTTTTCACTTTTCTATTATCAGTATCAGACAACAATTCATTCAACTTGTCTCTCAAGTTGGTGAGAGATGTGGTGTCATCTGGAAGCTTGAATTCAACAGGAGGTTTGTCTCCATCGAAATACATTTATGCCTTAAACCAAAAATGAGGAAGAGACATTTTGAACTGTTTTTC
Encoded here:
- the LOC131639191 gene encoding uncharacterized protein LOC131639191, whose protein sequence is MRSFVPAIYDITVADPKSTPAPTMLRLLNRKPSVKMIKQKMIKNIGEGKVSESNNGDTVIDIPPDLLITEFEDPIVAIVNSTYPEFTSNSCFYIGGDVRDYFSANSIDKSEFHDVTLVDILTPEFLSSLQTSGLPNHHIKLKVGTPIMVMRNINQYEGLCNGTRLIITKLGGVI